A region of Subtercola boreus DNA encodes the following proteins:
- a CDS encoding phosphatase PAP2 family protein, with amino-acid sequence MTPDDELQGPPGELREDRRIGGTDLTHWYTALGRQTARVAEAVNRRLGPNATLIVILVIGLIIAIGLSIAAVAVYDAVTDSDGVAGLDQPLLDFAITLRSPWLDTIVTGYTDIAGPIGMPVIAVGTLLVLGIHRRSWTPVILIVAAGSGSLLMTVAGKDFIGRVRPPLSDAVPPYEFSPSFPSGHTLNAVVVAGVIAYLLILRQDRVRNRVLIISAAALFALTIGLSRVFLGHHWFTDVLAGWILGAAWLALVITAHRLYLTVRADHERRRAADAPAA; translated from the coding sequence ATGACACCCGACGACGAACTCCAGGGCCCACCGGGCGAACTCCGCGAGGACCGCCGCATCGGCGGCACCGACCTGACCCACTGGTATACCGCCCTCGGACGGCAGACCGCGCGCGTCGCCGAGGCCGTGAACCGTCGGCTCGGCCCGAACGCCACCCTCATCGTCATCCTCGTCATCGGACTGATCATCGCCATCGGTCTCAGCATCGCCGCCGTGGCGGTGTACGACGCCGTCACCGATTCCGACGGCGTCGCCGGGTTGGACCAGCCCCTGCTCGACTTCGCCATCACCCTGCGCTCCCCCTGGCTCGACACGATCGTGACGGGCTACACCGACATCGCCGGGCCGATCGGGATGCCCGTGATCGCCGTCGGCACCCTGCTGGTGCTCGGCATCCACCGCCGATCCTGGACCCCGGTCATCCTGATCGTGGCGGCCGGGAGCGGCTCGCTGCTGATGACCGTCGCCGGTAAAGACTTCATCGGCCGCGTACGCCCACCCCTCAGCGACGCCGTGCCGCCATATGAGTTCTCGCCCTCGTTCCCGAGCGGCCACACCCTCAACGCGGTGGTCGTGGCCGGGGTCATCGCGTACCTCCTGATCCTGCGGCAGGATCGCGTACGGAACAGGGTGCTGATCATCTCCGCCGCAGCGCTCTTCGCCCTGACCATCGGCCTCAGTCGCGTGTTCCTCGGACACCACTGGTTCACCGATGTGCTCGCCGGCTGGATTCTCGGTGCCGCGTGGCTCGCACTCGTGATCACTGCGCACCGGCTGTACCTGACCGTGCGCGCGGACCACGAGCGCCGAAGAGCGGCCGACGCCCCGGCTGCGTAG
- a CDS encoding RNA polymerase sigma factor yields the protein MKPPFERVVAEHGATVLRVCRAVLGMPDAEDAWSETFLAALGAYPELPHDANVEAWLVTIAHRKAIDATRARSRQPIAVEDVPERASRTGSSSDGNGDRNGNSHSSADRLDSLALWQAVGSLPEKQRLAVAYHYLGGLPFADVAPLLGGSVEAARRASSDGVRALRLVYQPQRDTDLEGAVR from the coding sequence ATGAAACCGCCCTTCGAGAGAGTGGTCGCCGAGCACGGCGCCACGGTGCTGCGCGTCTGCCGTGCGGTGCTCGGGATGCCCGATGCCGAGGATGCCTGGTCCGAAACGTTCCTCGCCGCCCTCGGCGCGTATCCGGAGCTTCCACACGATGCGAACGTCGAGGCGTGGCTCGTCACGATCGCCCACCGCAAAGCGATCGATGCGACCCGGGCGCGCAGCCGCCAGCCGATCGCCGTCGAGGATGTGCCGGAACGGGCATCCAGAACCGGCAGCAGCTCAGACGGCAACGGTGACCGCAACGGCAACAGCCACAGCTCGGCGGACCGCCTCGATTCCCTCGCGCTCTGGCAGGCCGTCGGCTCACTGCCCGAGAAGCAGCGGCTCGCGGTCGCGTACCACTACCTCGGCGGGCTGCCCTTCGCCGACGTCGCCCCCCTTCTCGGAGGGAGCGTCGAAGCGGCCCGCCGCGCCTCCTCCGACGGAGTGCGCGCCCTGCGCCTCGTCTACCAGCCCCAGCGCGACACCGATCTGGAAGGAGCCGTGCGATGA
- a CDS encoding HNH endonuclease signature motif containing protein — protein sequence MNQPAAPAPDFLSVVSWVLDARRGFDALLASGGGAAAPCGLADDELVAATVQVESLGRIVDGLRVRMAGEVAARSAAEFGAEGLARSHNVRSVPKFLAAITGARAETILSRMKLASQVHTSMSLVGLPNPPRFPQVAEALARGELGVDAATSITRRLSGAAAKIGFTEEISAAEGDLVALAQQTSGSFGYSANQVDDLAIRCREHLDPDGAEPREADLHEKRYLELKAHRSGMTSIRGLLSPSMAAIVASALEPHTSPRIVAFEPDPAALGEANAAAAVAGADGADGAAATDGTVASTSPTDPADDAGGAPDAPVDGLTADTRTTGQKRVDALVNLLQAAAGRPEMPRLNGAAPTVNLHATLDDVVTGRGIGWIDGLTAPVPYSTVEALLCHGDVITTLFGEHGQVLQHGKTRRLFTPAQNRALAARDGGCVWPGCDAPPSWCESHHVDGWLSDTNPGGLTDIDNGALLCHFHHSNVHKTHWKLTIRNGTPHLIPPEWLDWTQTPRPCQQNRARQKTGHHPPGPHNPARHRPPPTPPPTPPAARQSSNPPPGEPLRDDPRLGHPECGAPRPGDPRPGDPRPGDPRSGEPQSSDPSPAGWWLEHRQSDTG from the coding sequence ATGAACCAGCCAGCTGCTCCCGCACCCGACTTCTTGTCGGTGGTGTCGTGGGTTCTGGATGCCCGGCGGGGGTTTGACGCGTTGTTGGCGTCGGGCGGTGGGGCTGCCGCGCCCTGCGGGCTTGCCGACGACGAGCTGGTGGCTGCGACTGTGCAGGTGGAGTCGTTGGGCCGGATCGTCGATGGCCTGCGTGTGCGGATGGCTGGGGAGGTGGCGGCTCGTTCTGCTGCGGAGTTCGGGGCGGAGGGTCTTGCCCGGTCGCACAACGTGCGGTCGGTTCCGAAGTTTTTGGCGGCGATCACCGGTGCGCGGGCGGAGACGATCTTGAGCAGGATGAAGCTCGCCTCGCAGGTGCACACGAGCATGTCGTTGGTGGGGTTGCCGAACCCACCTCGTTTCCCGCAGGTTGCGGAGGCGCTGGCCCGGGGCGAGCTGGGGGTGGATGCGGCGACGTCGATTACGAGGCGTCTCTCCGGGGCCGCCGCGAAGATCGGGTTCACCGAAGAGATCTCGGCAGCGGAGGGTGACCTCGTGGCGTTGGCTCAGCAGACGTCGGGTAGTTTCGGGTATTCCGCGAACCAGGTGGATGATCTGGCTATCCGGTGCCGGGAACACCTCGACCCTGACGGTGCTGAGCCTCGCGAGGCGGACCTGCACGAGAAGCGCTACCTCGAGCTGAAGGCGCACCGCTCAGGCATGACCTCGATCCGGGGTCTGCTGTCGCCGTCGATGGCCGCGATCGTCGCGTCCGCATTGGAGCCGCACACGTCCCCGCGTATCGTCGCGTTCGAACCCGACCCGGCAGCACTCGGCGAGGCAAACGCGGCTGCCGCGGTAGCAGGCGCGGATGGCGCGGATGGCGCCGCCGCAACGGACGGCACCGTGGCCAGCACCTCCCCCACCGATCCCGCCGACGACGCGGGCGGCGCCCCGGACGCGCCGGTCGACGGTCTGACCGCGGATACCCGCACCACGGGTCAGAAGCGCGTCGACGCGCTCGTGAACCTCCTCCAGGCCGCGGCAGGACGGCCGGAGATGCCGCGCCTGAACGGTGCCGCACCGACCGTGAACCTCCACGCCACCCTCGACGACGTCGTCACCGGCCGCGGCATCGGCTGGATCGACGGCCTCACCGCCCCCGTCCCCTACTCAACGGTCGAGGCGCTGCTGTGTCACGGGGATGTGATCACGACCCTGTTCGGGGAACACGGCCAGGTCCTCCAGCACGGGAAGACCCGCCGCCTGTTCACCCCCGCCCAGAACCGCGCCCTCGCGGCACGGGACGGTGGGTGTGTGTGGCCGGGCTGCGACGCACCCCCGTCCTGGTGCGAAAGTCACCATGTCGACGGGTGGCTCTCCGACACGAACCCCGGCGGCCTCACGGACATCGACAACGGGGCGCTGCTCTGCCACTTCCACCATTCGAACGTGCACAAAACACACTGGAAACTCACCATCCGAAACGGCACCCCGCACCTCATCCCACCGGAGTGGCTCGACTGGACCCAAACCCCGAGGCCCTGCCAGCAGAACCGGGCACGACAGAAGACCGGCCACCACCCACCCGGCCCGCACAACCCTGCCCGGCACCGCCCACCACCGACCCCACCCCCGACACCACCGGCCGCCCGACAATCGAGCAACCCTCCACCCGGCGAGCCTCTACGTGACGACCCCCGACTCGGCCACCCCGAATGCGGCGCACCCCGACCAGGCGACCCCCGACCAGGCGACCCCCGACCCGGCGACCCTCGATCCGGCGAGCCACAATCGAGCGACCCATCCCCGGCCGGATGGTGGCTCGAACACCGCCAGAGCGACACGGGGTAG
- a CDS encoding GAF domain-containing serine/threonine-protein kinase, whose product MDKLLGNRYRLVEPLGHGGMATVFRARDELLGRDVAIKVFHTAEAQSGRIDGELAVLASLDHHALVQLIDAGSETDEYGRANRYIVMALVNGTDLHVHLQSRARLSARHIAEIGYDIAEALDYMHARRVIHRDIKPSNILLVDYRDGSARARAKLTDFGIALADDRERLTAQGVTTGTAGYLSPEQASGGEVTTASDVYSLGLVLLQCFTRHLEFPGSVVESAVARLERDPVVPAELPELWRRLLLAMTDRNPHNRPQRHDLVAALRQVVIAESGRHKGDALEPLFPDEALRTAALVRTTILDTLPNEALDRVTAMAARLFSAPIAIVSVVDHDRTWFRSHYGEAVDQIARQVDLSSSPTPSTGPVIVEDGRTDDRTRANPLVTGPLGLRFYVGVPLRRANGAVIGTLSVLDVVPGTATEADVANLEDLAALVVNQLELRQLSLQTTVEMTAPGS is encoded by the coding sequence ATCGACAAGCTCCTCGGGAATCGCTACCGGCTTGTCGAACCCCTGGGGCACGGTGGCATGGCCACCGTGTTCCGGGCCCGCGACGAACTCCTCGGGCGCGACGTCGCGATCAAGGTGTTCCACACCGCCGAAGCCCAGTCCGGGCGGATCGACGGCGAACTCGCCGTTCTGGCGTCGCTCGACCACCACGCTCTCGTGCAGCTCATCGATGCGGGATCCGAGACCGACGAATACGGGCGTGCCAACCGGTACATCGTGATGGCTCTCGTCAACGGCACGGATCTGCACGTGCACCTCCAGAGCCGCGCACGTCTCTCTGCCAGGCATATCGCCGAGATCGGCTACGACATCGCCGAGGCTCTCGACTACATGCACGCCCGGCGGGTCATCCACCGCGACATCAAGCCCTCGAACATCCTGCTCGTCGACTATCGGGACGGCTCGGCCAGGGCCCGGGCCAAGCTGACCGATTTCGGTATCGCCCTCGCCGACGACCGCGAACGCCTCACCGCGCAGGGTGTCACGACAGGCACCGCCGGCTATCTCAGCCCCGAGCAGGCCTCCGGCGGCGAGGTGACGACCGCCTCCGACGTCTACTCCCTCGGCCTGGTGCTGCTGCAGTGCTTCACGCGGCACCTCGAGTTTCCGGGGAGTGTCGTCGAGTCGGCGGTCGCGCGACTGGAGCGCGACCCGGTCGTCCCGGCGGAGCTGCCCGAACTCTGGCGGCGGCTGCTCCTGGCGATGACGGATCGCAACCCGCACAACCGTCCGCAGCGCCACGATCTCGTGGCCGCCCTCCGCCAGGTGGTGATCGCTGAGAGCGGCCGCCACAAGGGAGACGCCCTCGAACCGCTCTTCCCCGACGAGGCGCTCCGCACCGCCGCGCTCGTTCGCACAACGATTCTCGACACTCTCCCGAACGAAGCACTCGACCGCGTGACGGCGATGGCCGCGAGGCTGTTCTCCGCCCCGATCGCGATCGTGAGCGTCGTCGACCACGACAGGACCTGGTTCCGGTCGCACTACGGCGAGGCCGTCGACCAGATCGCCCGGCAGGTCGACCTCTCGAGCTCACCCACCCCGAGCACCGGGCCGGTCATCGTCGAAGACGGGCGGACGGATGATCGCACCAGGGCCAATCCCCTCGTCACCGGGCCCCTCGGACTGCGGTTCTACGTCGGCGTGCCGCTCCGCCGGGCGAACGGCGCGGTGATCGGCACCCTCAGTGTGCTGGACGTCGTTCCCGGCACGGCGACCGAAGCCGACGTGGCGAACCTCGAAGACCTCGCCGCACTGGTGGTCAACCAGCTGGAGCTCCGCCAGCTGAGCCTGCAGACGACGGTGGAGATGACCGCGCCGGGCAGCTGA
- a CDS encoding VTT domain-containing protein — MSVSPASIPAASIHTAPLHAAPLHAASLLDPTALLEGAGPWVLVVVMAIVFIETGLLFPFLPGDTLVFTAALLAVPLGLTLPVLVIAVAAAAILGDQTGYHIGRRFGGRLFKPEARLFKTKYRDQADDFFTRYGGRALVLARFVPLVRTFVPPIVGMSAMPFRSFLLWNGIGGVAWALLLTLAGYFLGGIPFVANNIEIIAVLIVIVSVLPIVVDVLRRRRKARA, encoded by the coding sequence ATGAGCGTGTCACCAGCGAGCATCCCTGCCGCGAGCATCCACACCGCCCCCCTGCATGCTGCCCCCCTGCACGCAGCGAGCCTTCTCGACCCGACCGCGCTGCTCGAAGGTGCTGGACCCTGGGTGCTGGTCGTCGTGATGGCGATCGTGTTCATCGAGACGGGGCTGCTGTTCCCGTTCCTGCCCGGCGACACCCTGGTCTTCACGGCTGCACTGCTCGCCGTGCCGCTCGGCCTCACCCTGCCCGTGCTGGTGATCGCGGTCGCCGCAGCCGCCATCCTCGGGGACCAGACCGGCTACCACATCGGTCGTCGCTTCGGCGGGCGGCTGTTCAAGCCCGAGGCGCGCCTCTTCAAGACGAAGTACCGCGACCAGGCCGATGACTTCTTCACCCGATACGGTGGCAGGGCCCTGGTGCTCGCCCGTTTCGTTCCCCTGGTGCGAACGTTCGTTCCGCCGATCGTCGGCATGTCGGCGATGCCGTTCCGCTCGTTCCTCCTCTGGAACGGGATCGGCGGCGTCGCGTGGGCGCTGCTGCTGACGCTGGCCGGGTACTTCCTGGGCGGCATCCCGTTCGTCGCGAACAACATCGAGATCATCGCGGTGCTCATCGTGATCGTTTCGGTGCTGCCGATCGTCGTCGACGTTCTCCGCCGCCGTCGGAAGGCCCGCGCATGA
- a CDS encoding MarR family winged helix-turn-helix transcriptional regulator — MTDSFDFSDLVRPDAVPGPDPVQDDTNVLEALHMYRAAEAAMRRRTGSAMGLGDNDLLALRFILDQRAAGHPVASKDITRYLGISSASTTVLIRRLESGGFIERRENSADRRSSEIVPTQAAEGDTGPLLAVAQNHMAAATQTLTAEEARIVSRFLTTMRTTVDGIGAK; from the coding sequence GTGACTGATTCGTTCGACTTCAGCGACCTGGTGCGACCTGATGCGGTTCCAGGGCCCGATCCGGTTCAGGATGACACGAACGTGCTCGAAGCCCTGCACATGTACCGCGCGGCCGAGGCTGCCATGCGGCGCCGCACCGGCTCGGCGATGGGGCTCGGCGACAACGACCTGCTGGCACTGCGTTTCATTCTCGACCAGCGTGCCGCCGGCCATCCGGTCGCTTCGAAGGACATCACGCGGTACCTCGGGATCTCGAGCGCCTCGACGACGGTTCTGATCCGCCGCCTCGAGTCGGGCGGCTTCATCGAGCGCCGGGAGAACAGCGCAGACCGCCGCTCGAGCGAGATCGTGCCCACCCAGGCCGCTGAGGGAGACACGGGGCCGCTGCTGGCTGTCGCCCAGAACCACATGGCTGCCGCGACCCAGACCCTCACGGCCGAGGAAGCGCGGATCGTGTCCCGCTTCCTGACGACGATGCGCACCACCGTCGACGGGATCGGCGCGAAGTAG
- a CDS encoding serine/threonine-protein kinase — protein sequence MDSEGGGWVGRVLAGRYAVTRRIGSGGMSTVYEATDEQLGRKVAVKLFNAGEARDDSRRRSEVDVLARLNHPHLVTMYDAHLASGDETVPSFLVMELVNGPDLRSTLDHGPLRGAVAAQVATDIAEGLAAMHAQGIVHRDLKPANILLAPTGLPSPTHRAKLADFGIAHLVGADRMTTVGTIIGTASYLSPEQAAGAEPGPEADVYALGLVILEGLTGRREYPGTVVEAMSARASRDPVIGGGIPASWVSLLSWMTARDPLARPTALDVAIRSHDIVADLATWEASAEPTVDDATAPLARPTMVLPAAAAAAAGAAGAAAPGAPAAAGAAAQADASSGTAETAATAAFPAAPAAVIPERRSRRIAVVAVAAAAALAGAVWLGGSLMASTPTADPAQPVPASTQTGDPSTDPATDPANVAPVSTEAPENGTGDTPESALPSVPATPVAPPTPAAPATPVTTPTPPEAPDTSATPAPGDGNNGNGNGNGNGGKGKG from the coding sequence ATGGATTCCGAAGGCGGAGGCTGGGTCGGCCGGGTGCTGGCCGGCCGCTACGCGGTGACCCGCAGGATCGGCTCCGGCGGAATGTCGACGGTGTACGAGGCGACGGACGAGCAGCTCGGCCGGAAGGTCGCCGTCAAGTTGTTCAATGCTGGTGAAGCCCGGGACGACTCCCGACGCCGGAGCGAAGTCGATGTGCTGGCCCGGTTGAACCACCCCCACCTCGTCACGATGTACGACGCCCACCTCGCCTCGGGCGACGAGACGGTGCCGAGCTTCCTGGTGATGGAACTGGTCAACGGGCCGGACCTCCGCTCGACGCTCGACCATGGACCGCTCCGGGGTGCGGTGGCGGCCCAGGTCGCGACCGACATCGCCGAAGGGCTCGCCGCCATGCACGCGCAGGGCATCGTGCACCGCGATCTGAAACCGGCGAACATCCTGCTCGCCCCGACGGGCCTGCCCTCACCGACCCACCGCGCGAAGCTGGCGGACTTCGGCATCGCCCACCTGGTGGGCGCCGACCGGATGACCACCGTGGGAACCATCATCGGCACCGCGTCGTACCTCAGCCCGGAGCAGGCCGCGGGGGCCGAGCCCGGCCCGGAGGCGGACGTCTACGCGCTCGGCCTCGTGATCCTCGAAGGCCTGACCGGGCGCCGGGAATACCCCGGCACGGTCGTTGAGGCAATGAGTGCGCGGGCGTCCCGGGATCCGGTCATCGGTGGCGGGATCCCGGCGAGCTGGGTCTCCCTGCTCAGTTGGATGACCGCGCGGGACCCCCTCGCCAGGCCCACCGCGCTCGACGTGGCGATCCGCTCGCACGACATCGTCGCCGACCTCGCGACCTGGGAGGCGTCGGCCGAGCCGACTGTGGACGACGCCACCGCCCCTCTTGCCCGGCCGACCATGGTGCTGCCGGCTGCGGCTGCGGCTGCGGCGGGGGCGGCGGGGGCGGCGGCACCAGGGGCACCGGCGGCGGCGGGGGCAGCGGCGCAGGCCGATGCGTCTTCGGGAACGGCCGAAACGGCAGCGACCGCGGCATTCCCGGCAGCGCCGGCAGCCGTCATCCCGGAGCGTCGCAGCCGTCGAATCGCGGTCGTGGCGGTCGCCGCGGCAGCAGCCCTGGCCGGCGCGGTGTGGCTCGGAGGGAGCCTGATGGCCTCCACGCCCACAGCCGACCCGGCACAGCCCGTTCCTGCCTCGACGCAGACGGGGGATCCGTCGACGGATCCGGCAACCGATCCGGCCAACGTCGCGCCGGTCTCGACCGAGGCTCCCGAGAACGGGACGGGCGATACTCCCGAGTCGGCCCTGCCATCAGTGCCGGCCACGCCGGTTGCACCGCCCACTCCGGCCGCACCGGCAACCCCGGTCACGACGCCGACCCCGCCGGAGGCGCCGGACACCTCAGCCACCCCCGCCCCGGGTGACGGCAACAACGGGAACGGGAACGGCAACGGAAACGGCGGCAAGGGGAAGGGCTGA
- a CDS encoding undecaprenyl-diphosphate phosphatase, with the protein MNLLFAVILGVVEGFTEFLPVSSTGHLTLAEKLLGLPIDDAGVTAFTAIIQFGAILAVILFFRADIGRLVAAWLRGLFAADARRNPDYRFAWLVIAGSVPIGVVGFAAKGLVSGPLRNLWVVAAGLILWSVVMFVAERVGRQSRPEESLTLKDALIIGVFQCIALIPGVSRSGATISAGLLRGLDRLSATRLSFFLAIPALVGAGAYEGVSEAGAVSSTVGWLPVVIGTVISFAVAYVSIAWLLRFVARHPITVFIWYRVALGAVLMVLLATGVLSAT; encoded by the coding sequence ATGAACCTCCTCTTCGCCGTCATCCTCGGCGTCGTCGAAGGGTTCACGGAGTTCCTCCCGGTGTCGAGCACGGGCCACCTGACCCTCGCCGAGAAGCTGCTCGGGCTGCCGATCGACGATGCCGGTGTGACGGCGTTCACCGCGATCATCCAATTCGGTGCGATTCTCGCGGTCATCCTCTTCTTCCGCGCCGACATCGGCAGGTTGGTCGCGGCCTGGCTGCGGGGGCTCTTCGCGGCGGATGCGCGGCGGAACCCCGACTACCGCTTCGCGTGGCTCGTCATCGCCGGATCCGTGCCCATCGGTGTCGTCGGGTTCGCCGCCAAGGGGCTGGTCTCCGGGCCGCTCCGGAACCTCTGGGTCGTCGCCGCCGGACTCATCCTGTGGAGCGTCGTGATGTTCGTCGCCGAGCGTGTCGGCCGGCAGTCGCGACCCGAGGAGAGCCTCACGCTGAAAGATGCGCTGATCATCGGCGTCTTCCAGTGCATCGCCCTCATCCCCGGCGTCTCCCGGTCGGGCGCGACGATCTCCGCCGGGCTCCTGCGGGGGCTCGACCGGCTCTCCGCCACACGGCTGTCGTTCTTCCTGGCCATCCCCGCGCTGGTCGGAGCCGGTGCCTATGAGGGTGTCAGCGAGGCCGGCGCGGTGAGCTCCACCGTCGGCTGGCTGCCCGTCGTCATCGGCACGGTCATCAGTTTCGCCGTCGCATACGTCTCGATCGCCTGGCTGCTGCGGTTCGTCGCGCGGCACCCGATCACCGTGTTCATCTGGTATCGGGTGGCGCTCGGCGCCGTGCTGATGGTGCTCCTGGCGACCGGGGTGCTCAGCGCGACCTGA
- a CDS encoding D-alanyl-D-alanine carboxypeptidase family protein, whose translation MTPTRRQFLVRRVVVLGILFMLVAAGIYVPVVLTAPLPAAAVTLELPAVQAAPAAAVATPAQGSSAISLQDSADVLASSGQSGPVPIASVTKILTALVVLQAKPLTLTDDGPSITMTAADVAFLDSTRAVGGSYVLVNEGQVLTERQVIEIMLMESANNYSETLVTWAFGSIPDYLTAAQAFIDAHGLTGTHVVDSSGLDPASVSTTTDLLELASLALDNPVLAAVVSTQKESIPGLSELTNTNTLLGSDGIDGLKTGTTDEAGSCLLFSADFTVAGAPFSVVGVVLGAASSEAARQAVTALLDSAKLGFTSVPLSTVGQVVGSYTSVWGATVPVVAAQDASTVVWSSTPVSVAGDPVSLSEGDAGTAAGDLRFSVAGQTVTVPLQLEAGLDGPDPFWRLTHPGELLG comes from the coding sequence GTGACCCCGACCCGACGCCAGTTCCTCGTCAGGAGGGTGGTGGTTCTCGGCATCCTGTTCATGCTCGTCGCGGCCGGCATCTACGTGCCCGTGGTGCTCACGGCGCCCCTTCCCGCGGCGGCTGTCACGCTCGAACTGCCCGCGGTGCAGGCGGCGCCGGCGGCAGCGGTCGCGACGCCGGCGCAGGGCTCGAGCGCGATCTCGCTCCAGGATTCGGCGGACGTGCTGGCCTCCAGCGGGCAGTCCGGACCGGTGCCGATCGCGAGTGTCACGAAGATCCTCACCGCGCTCGTGGTGCTGCAGGCGAAACCGCTGACGCTCACCGACGACGGGCCGAGCATCACGATGACCGCCGCCGACGTGGCGTTCCTCGATTCGACGCGGGCGGTCGGCGGATCGTACGTGCTCGTCAATGAGGGACAGGTTCTGACCGAACGGCAGGTCATCGAGATCATGCTGATGGAATCGGCGAACAACTACAGCGAGACACTTGTCACCTGGGCGTTCGGCTCGATCCCCGACTACCTCACCGCGGCGCAGGCCTTCATCGATGCGCACGGGCTCACCGGCACCCACGTCGTCGATTCGAGCGGACTCGATCCGGCGAGCGTCAGCACCACCACCGATCTGCTGGAACTGGCTTCGCTCGCGCTCGACAACCCCGTTCTGGCGGCGGTCGTCTCGACGCAGAAGGAGAGCATCCCGGGCCTCTCCGAGCTCACCAACACGAACACGCTGCTCGGTTCCGACGGGATCGACGGGCTCAAGACGGGCACGACGGATGAAGCGGGTTCGTGCCTGCTCTTCTCCGCCGACTTCACCGTGGCCGGCGCGCCGTTCAGCGTCGTCGGCGTGGTTCTCGGCGCCGCCAGTTCGGAGGCCGCTCGCCAGGCCGTGACCGCGCTGCTCGACAGCGCCAAACTCGGGTTCACGAGTGTTCCGCTGTCGACGGTGGGCCAGGTCGTCGGCAGTTACACGTCGGTGTGGGGTGCGACCGTGCCGGTCGTGGCGGCTCAGGATGCCTCCACCGTCGTCTGGTCGAGCACGCCGGTGAGCGTGGCCGGCGATCCGGTGTCGCTCAGCGAAGGTGACGCGGGAACCGCGGCCGGGGACCTGCGCTTCAGCGTCGCCGGGCAGACCGTCACCGTGCCGCTGCAGCTCGAGGCGGGGCTCGACGGGCCGGACCCGTTCTGGCGGCTCACCCACCCCGGCGAGCTGCTCGGCTGA
- a CDS encoding DUF6458 family protein, whose translation MSLGSGIFLFVVGAILAFALDIQVSWVDLHLVGYILMAAGVIGIILGIVLITRRRQSTMTTRSAVDPVSGEQVSRRTIDRDDPLV comes from the coding sequence ATGAGTCTCGGATCAGGCATCTTCCTCTTCGTCGTGGGCGCCATCCTGGCGTTCGCGCTCGACATCCAGGTCTCCTGGGTCGATCTGCACCTCGTCGGCTACATCCTGATGGCCGCCGGCGTGATCGGCATCATCCTCGGGATCGTGCTCATCACCCGGCGCCGCCAGAGCACCATGACCACGCGGTCCGCCGTCGATCCCGTCAGCGGCGAGCAGGTCTCCCGCCGCACGATCGATCGCGACGACCCCCTCGTCTAG
- a CDS encoding methylated-DNA--[protein]-cysteine S-methyltransferase → MNTTNAAHTSAGFDFSPRGPESAELAGAVARLHARLEQQALDARLLDLAYTTVDTPVGSLLLAATETGLLRVAYDIEGHDSVLDTLAARVGARILRAPKRLDAVAFELDEYFAGTRRVFDVPLDLSLSSGFRQLVQRHLPGIAYGSTETYKEVALLVGNPRAVRAVGSACATNPLPVVVPCHRVLRSDGGLGGYIGGLAAKTALLELEGRVARG, encoded by the coding sequence ATGAACACGACCAACGCCGCCCACACGTCCGCCGGATTCGACTTCAGCCCCCGAGGGCCGGAATCCGCAGAACTCGCGGGCGCCGTCGCCCGGTTGCACGCCCGGCTCGAACAGCAGGCTCTGGATGCCCGCCTCCTCGACCTCGCCTACACAACGGTCGACACCCCCGTCGGATCGCTGCTGCTCGCCGCCACCGAGACCGGCCTCCTGCGGGTCGCCTACGACATCGAGGGTCACGATTCCGTGTTGGATACGCTCGCGGCCCGGGTCGGTGCGCGGATCCTGCGCGCACCGAAGCGTCTCGACGCCGTGGCTTTCGAGCTGGACGAGTACTTCGCCGGCACCCGTCGCGTGTTCGACGTTCCGCTCGACCTGTCACTGTCGAGCGGCTTCCGCCAACTCGTGCAGAGGCATCTGCCCGGGATCGCCTACGGCAGCACCGAGACGTACAAGGAGGTCGCCTTACTCGTCGGGAATCCGCGGGCCGTGCGCGCAGTCGGATCGGCGTGCGCGACGAACCCGCTGCCCGTCGTGGTGCCGTGCCACCGGGTGCTGCGGAGCGACGGCGGCCTCGGCGGGTACATCGGCGGGCTCGCGGCGAAGACGGCGCTGCTCGAGTTGGAGGGTCGGGTGGCGCGCGGCTGA